In the Fusobacterium sp. IOR10 genome, one interval contains:
- a CDS encoding RidA family protein, translating into MGKRIINTPKAPAALGPYSQAIEANGTLYISGQIPFVPETMTLVSDDVKDQTRQSLENLKAILDEAGYSFKDVVKASCFISDMNDFGAINEVYAEYLGDVKPARACVQVARLPKDVKVEIELIAVK; encoded by the coding sequence ATGGGAAAAAGAATTATTAACACACCAAAAGCTCCAGCAGCTTTAGGACCTTATTCACAAGCAATAGAGGCAAATGGTACTCTTTATATTTCAGGGCAAATTCCATTTGTTCCAGAAACAATGACATTAGTATCTGATGATGTAAAGGATCAAACAAGACAATCTTTAGAAAATTTAAAAGCAATATTAGATGAAGCAGGATATTCATTTAAAGATGTTGTAAAAGCTTCTTGTTTCATTAGTGATATGAATGATTTTGGGGCTATTAATGAAGTTTATGCTGAATACTTAGGGGATGTAAAACCTGCAAGAGCATGTGTTCAAGTTGCAAGATTACCAAAAGATGTAAAAGTTGAAATTGAATTAATAGCAGTTAAATAA